One Chroogloeocystis siderophila 5.2 s.c.1 DNA segment encodes these proteins:
- the murB gene encoding UDP-N-acetylmuramate dehydrogenase — protein sequence MNISQANLDSIDSKASPLIVTKVQQLSASEAKSIYLPNTNCVIKSQIPLATLTSFRVGGPAQWYVAPRNLAELQASFAWANAEGLAVTLLGAGSNLLVSDRGISGLVIGTRHLRHTEFNFMTGQVTVAAGEPLPRLAWQAAERGWQGLEWAVGIPGSVGGAVVMNAGAHKSCIADILVSAQVLSPNGEVETLAPEQLEYRYRTSVLQANIAAGLGKPLRLVTQATFQLQPGADPEQVLATTSQHLEQRRTSQPYHLPSCGSVFRNPLPYTAGWLIEQTGLKGYKIGGAQIAERHANFILNCGGAKASDILQLVNHIQDQVQQHWSILLEPEVKILGEFD from the coding sequence ATGAATATTTCGCAAGCAAACCTGGATTCTATCGATAGTAAGGCTTCGCCTTTAATTGTGACAAAAGTACAGCAATTAAGCGCTAGTGAGGCTAAATCTATATATTTACCTAATACTAACTGTGTTATCAAATCGCAAATTCCGCTAGCAACGCTGACCTCGTTTCGCGTCGGTGGTCCGGCACAATGGTATGTCGCACCTCGTAATCTAGCAGAATTACAAGCAAGTTTTGCGTGGGCTAACGCCGAAGGTTTAGCTGTAACACTATTAGGTGCAGGTTCTAATTTACTCGTCAGCGATCGCGGAATTTCTGGGTTAGTCATTGGGACGCGTCATTTGCGTCATACTGAATTTAACTTCATGACTGGTCAAGTCACAGTTGCTGCGGGAGAACCTTTACCACGTTTAGCATGGCAAGCGGCTGAACGCGGTTGGCAAGGCTTAGAATGGGCTGTAGGTATTCCTGGTAGTGTCGGGGGCGCGGTAGTCATGAACGCTGGCGCGCATAAAAGCTGTATCGCTGATATCTTGGTAAGCGCTCAGGTTCTTTCTCCTAACGGTGAGGTAGAAACGCTCGCGCCGGAACAATTAGAATACCGCTATCGGACATCGGTACTGCAAGCAAATATCGCTGCTGGCTTGGGTAAACCTCTACGTTTAGTAACTCAAGCCACCTTTCAACTGCAACCAGGTGCTGACCCTGAGCAAGTTCTAGCAACTACTAGCCAACACCTCGAACAACGCCGCACAAGCCAACCGTACCATTTGCCAAGTTGTGGTAGCGTGTTCCGCAATCCTTTACCGTATACTGCTGGATGGTTAATCGAGCAAACAGGTCTTAAAGGCTACAAAATCGGTGGCGCACAAATCGCTGAACGCCACGCCAACTTTATTCTTAACTGTGGCGGTGCTAAAGCCAGCGACATTTTGCAGTTAGTTAACCATATTCAAGACCAAGTACAGCAGCATTGGTCTATTTTGTTAGAGCCAGAAGTAAAAATCTTGGGTGAATTTGACTAG
- a CDS encoding AGE family epimerase/isomerase: MLSSLLLKASAFSLCFLFGIATEVFAKQFDESTPAIQTSKNELKLAAFNPGVINNLPSGQRWLRHVNQEIMPFWTMQSALGNPVGNFPTFRCNNGSLWNPNKPCPEILNASSWIKNDLNKEYIVAKARQTYVYGVAYHLTGNERMLQLARNGVNYIRKNAFENNGSVATYLENGIPGPAEPQRDTQHLAYAGLGLSFYYYLTRDENVLQDIIKLKNNIFNNYYDPNLGMLKWSQVSNMKDLTAQLDQLNTYMVLVTPLLPEPLQSQWKADMLKIVQIMNDNFYSTKHNLYWRRGNVDESFSNVDLGHTCKAFWFIYLVGKMTSNTGLMSFSEIQAPKVLQKAYIKNTGSWATLLKPDGSIDINGKKVSWMYNEMNQMAATLSLSNPALTEYLVQTYNFWLNNMVDYQYYETYPEVTASGGKVQYRPKIDAWNHGYHAVEQALVAYITTQALQNKPVVLHYAYKGQPSTESIRPYFYAGLIQNQQISNLNTFPNRKRYKITFTNIQ; encoded by the coding sequence ATGCTAAGCAGTTTATTGTTAAAAGCTTCTGCCTTTAGTCTTTGTTTCTTGTTTGGAATAGCAACTGAAGTCTTTGCTAAACAATTTGATGAATCTACTCCAGCAATCCAAACGAGTAAAAATGAATTAAAACTTGCAGCATTCAATCCAGGAGTCATCAATAATTTACCTTCTGGACAAAGATGGCTACGACACGTTAACCAAGAAATTATGCCATTTTGGACAATGCAGTCTGCCCTTGGCAACCCTGTAGGAAATTTTCCTACTTTTCGCTGTAATAATGGTTCGCTTTGGAATCCTAATAAACCTTGCCCAGAAATTTTGAACGCGTCATCTTGGATTAAAAACGATCTTAATAAAGAATATATCGTAGCTAAGGCTCGGCAAACTTATGTTTATGGTGTTGCCTATCATCTTACTGGTAATGAAAGAATGCTTCAACTCGCGAGAAACGGAGTCAACTACATTAGAAAAAATGCGTTTGAAAATAATGGAAGTGTAGCAACTTATTTAGAAAATGGCATTCCTGGTCCTGCCGAACCGCAAAGAGATACTCAACACTTAGCATATGCTGGATTAGGTTTATCATTTTACTATTATTTGACTCGCGATGAAAATGTTTTACAGGATATTATTAAGCTTAAAAATAATATCTTTAACAATTACTACGATCCTAATTTAGGAATGCTGAAGTGGAGTCAAGTATCAAATATGAAGGATCTGACAGCACAACTTGATCAGCTAAATACTTATATGGTTTTAGTAACTCCTTTATTGCCAGAACCTCTCCAATCCCAATGGAAAGCAGATATGTTAAAAATTGTACAAATTATGAATGACAATTTTTATAGCACTAAACATAATTTATATTGGCGGCGAGGAAATGTAGATGAAAGTTTTTCAAACGTAGATTTGGGGCATACCTGTAAAGCTTTTTGGTTTATCTATTTAGTAGGAAAAATGACTAGTAATACAGGTTTAATGTCGTTTTCTGAAATTCAAGCTCCTAAAGTTTTGCAAAAAGCTTATATTAAGAATACTGGTTCTTGGGCAACGCTACTAAAACCTGATGGTTCTATTGATATTAATGGTAAGAAAGTCTCGTGGATGTACAACGAAATGAATCAAATGGCAGCCACTTTGAGTTTAAGCAATCCGGCTTTAACTGAATATTTAGTCCAAACCTATAATTTTTGGTTAAACAATATGGTGGACTATCAATATTATGAAACTTATCCCGAAGTGACCGCATCAGGTGGCAAAGTCCAATATCGTCCCAAAATAGACGCGTGGAATCATGGTTATCATGCTGTGGAACAAGCATTAGTTGCTTACATAACAACTCAAGCCCTGCAAAATAAGCCTGTAGTTCTTCATTATGCTTATAAAGGACAGCCATCAACAGAAAGTATTCGTCCTTATTTTTATGCAGGACTAATTCAAAATCAGCAAATAAGTAACTTGAATACTTTTCCGAATCGTAAAAGATACAAAATTACATTTACTAATATTCAGTAA
- the nadD gene encoding nicotinate (nicotinamide) nucleotide adenylyltransferase, with the protein MQYSRHKVGILGGTFDPVHWGHLLIAEAAVSQANLKQVIWVPTRYPHYKNATAFEHRWQMVQMAIADNPAFKIAPATVNCTEKSYAIQTLIDLKTLHPNTQWSWIVGLDAFETLPRWYRHQELVAECQWLVAPRLPATLKLEQSKAIATHSQLLCEQIVQKLESQGLSIDWQILHLPYVGISSSLIRALCRDRLSIRYLVPEAVRLYIKKHKLYSR; encoded by the coding sequence ATGCAGTACTCAAGGCATAAAGTAGGAATTTTGGGAGGCACTTTCGATCCAGTACATTGGGGACATTTGCTGATTGCAGAAGCCGCTGTCAGCCAAGCTAATCTCAAGCAAGTCATTTGGGTTCCGACACGCTATCCACACTACAAAAATGCAACAGCCTTCGAGCATCGTTGGCAAATGGTGCAAATGGCGATCGCCGATAATCCGGCGTTTAAAATTGCTCCCGCAACGGTAAATTGTACTGAAAAATCTTATGCGATTCAGACACTCATCGACCTCAAAACGCTTCACCCTAATACTCAATGGTCTTGGATTGTTGGTTTAGATGCGTTTGAGACTTTGCCACGTTGGTATCGTCATCAAGAACTTGTGGCCGAATGTCAATGGTTAGTCGCGCCCCGCCTACCAGCAACGCTCAAGCTAGAGCAGTCTAAAGCGATCGCAACCCACAGTCAGTTACTTTGCGAACAAATTGTGCAAAAATTAGAATCACAAGGGTTGAGCATTGACTGGCAGATCTTGCATCTACCATACGTTGGAATTTCATCAAGCTTAATTCGGGCATTGTGCCGCGATCGCTTGTCAATTCGTTATCTAGTGCCAGAAGCTGTGCGACTTTACATCAAAAAACACAAGCTCTATTCACGTTAA
- the murC gene encoding UDP-N-acetylmuramate--L-alanine ligase → MLLNSIDFSGKPFHFIGIGGIGMSALAYILAKRNIPVSGSDIRSSHITQRLQALGINIFDKQEATNLTFFLPQNSPDCQELLTPRSRANSTSVLITPYNSVESITTNTHTSLPQVICSTAINTANLEYRAALDLGCPIFHRADLLAALIKDYQSIAVAGTHGKTTTSSMIGYMLLQAGLDPTIVVGGEVNAWEGNARLGYSEYLVAEADESDGSLVKLSAAIGVVTNIELDHPDHYGTLEDVVQTFQVFADRCQTLVGCIDCETVRDRLHPTISYSLNPDTNADYTVTDIEYSAEGTTARVWEKGEVLGVLNLRLLGQHNLSNALAALAVGRLLGLDFATISASIASFTGARRRFEMRGETNGILFIDDYAHHPSEIRATLAAARLQAKENIKIVAVFQPHRYSRTLAFLPEFAQSFNHADIAVISEIYSAGEFNLGQISGEKLAAMVAEHHPQVSFQPTLTAVCEYLTQTLQPGDIALFLGAGNLNQVIPEVMNSIRQSRRAEKL, encoded by the coding sequence ATGCTACTGAATTCTATTGATTTTAGCGGTAAGCCATTTCATTTTATTGGTATTGGCGGCATCGGTATGTCTGCCCTTGCGTATATTCTTGCTAAGCGGAACATACCTGTATCAGGATCAGATATTCGTTCGAGTCATATTACGCAACGATTGCAGGCATTAGGGATTAATATTTTTGACAAGCAAGAAGCGACAAATTTGACATTTTTCCTCCCACAAAATTCTCCTGATTGTCAAGAATTGCTAACGCCGAGAAGCCGAGCAAATAGTACTTCGGTACTAATAACACCTTATAACTCAGTAGAAAGTATAACTACCAATACACACACAAGTTTACCGCAAGTTATTTGTTCAACTGCTATTAATACAGCTAATTTAGAGTATCGCGCCGCCCTTGATTTGGGGTGTCCTATATTTCATCGCGCCGACCTTTTAGCAGCACTTATTAAAGATTATCAAAGTATTGCTGTTGCGGGAACGCACGGTAAAACAACGACAAGTAGCATGATTGGCTATATGCTACTGCAAGCAGGACTTGACCCGACAATTGTTGTTGGTGGCGAAGTGAATGCTTGGGAAGGAAATGCCAGACTAGGATATAGCGAATATCTTGTCGCGGAAGCGGACGAATCGGACGGTTCTCTCGTGAAACTTTCTGCGGCGATTGGTGTTGTTACTAATATTGAATTGGATCATCCTGATCACTATGGGACGTTAGAAGACGTTGTACAAACGTTCCAAGTATTTGCCGATCGCTGTCAAACGTTAGTCGGGTGCATTGATTGTGAAACTGTACGCGATCGCCTCCACCCGACGATTAGCTATAGCCTTAATCCTGATACCAACGCCGACTATACTGTTACCGATATCGAGTACAGCGCAGAGGGTACGACCGCACGCGTCTGGGAGAAAGGAGAAGTGCTAGGTGTCCTTAACCTCCGGCTGTTAGGTCAGCATAACCTCAGTAATGCGCTAGCTGCGCTCGCGGTTGGTAGATTGCTAGGGTTAGACTTTGCAACAATTTCCGCTAGTATCGCCTCGTTTACAGGCGCTCGCCGTCGCTTTGAAATGCGCGGAGAAACGAACGGTATTTTATTTATCGATGACTACGCGCATCACCCAAGCGAAATTCGTGCTACTCTAGCTGCGGCTCGTTTACAGGCAAAAGAAAACATCAAGATCGTTGCGGTGTTTCAACCACATCGTTACAGTCGCACGCTGGCGTTTTTACCAGAGTTTGCTCAATCGTTTAACCATGCTGATATTGCGGTAATTAGCGAGATTTACAGTGCTGGCGAATTTAATTTAGGGCAAATTAGTGGAGAGAAACTTGCAGCGATGGTAGCCGAACATCATCCGCAAGTGAGCTTTCAGCCTACTTTGACGGCGGTTTGTGAATACCTCACTCAAACGTTACAGCCAGGAGACATAGCCCTATTTCTTGGGGCTGGAAATTTAAATCAAGTTATTCCAGAGGTGATGAACTCGATTCGCCAATCAAGGAGAGCCGAAAAGCTGTGA
- the thiL gene encoding thiamine-phosphate kinase, producing the protein MSQLVKDLGEKALLERLQQFCLPEVVGDDAAVIATQPGKSLVVTTDMLVDGVHFSDRTTSAEDAGWRAAAANLSDLAAMGASPLGITIALGIPGDTSITWIEQLYQGITQCLQKFATAVIGGDVCRSSVKTIAITAFGEVHSEYTIRRSTAQVGDAIVVTGVHGASRAGLELLLQPESRQKLSSSAQKKLIQAHQRPQPRLDVLPVLWEVICQTANTNAHIHVAGMDSSDGLADAVLQICQMSQVGARVERSFIPLPDELKNWSFQQALDWALYGGEDFELVLCLPPDLAQVLVERLGNGAAIVGEITDDSEVYLVDYTGKNPDEVLSFKRGFQHF; encoded by the coding sequence ATGTCACAACTTGTTAAAGACCTAGGCGAAAAAGCGCTGTTAGAGCGATTGCAGCAATTTTGTCTGCCAGAAGTTGTTGGCGATGATGCAGCAGTCATTGCAACGCAACCAGGAAAATCTTTGGTTGTGACAACCGATATGTTGGTCGATGGAGTTCATTTTAGCGATCGCACGACCTCTGCTGAAGATGCTGGGTGGCGGGCTGCTGCGGCTAACTTATCTGACTTAGCAGCGATGGGCGCTTCCCCTTTAGGAATTACAATTGCTTTGGGCATTCCTGGCGATACTTCGATTACTTGGATTGAGCAACTCTATCAAGGAATCACTCAATGCTTGCAAAAGTTTGCTACTGCGGTAATTGGTGGCGATGTCTGTCGTTCTTCCGTAAAAACTATCGCAATTACAGCATTTGGCGAAGTTCACTCTGAGTATACTATTCGCCGTTCTACTGCTCAAGTTGGAGATGCGATCGTCGTTACTGGTGTACATGGTGCTTCGCGTGCTGGATTAGAGCTATTGCTACAGCCAGAATCAAGGCAAAAGTTGAGTAGCAGCGCCCAAAAAAAGCTGATTCAAGCGCATCAACGCCCTCAACCTCGATTAGATGTGCTACCTGTCTTATGGGAGGTAATATGTCAAACCGCAAATACCAACGCTCATATTCATGTTGCGGGAATGGACAGTAGTGACGGCTTGGCTGATGCTGTGTTGCAAATATGTCAGATGAGTCAAGTAGGCGCAAGAGTTGAACGCAGCTTTATTCCCCTTCCCGATGAGCTGAAAAACTGGTCATTTCAGCAAGCCTTGGATTGGGCGTTGTATGGTGGTGAGGATTTCGAGTTAGTTTTATGCTTACCTCCCGATCTAGCCCAAGTGTTGGTAGAGCGCTTAGGTAACGGTGCTGCGATTGTTGGTGAGATTACAGATGATTCTGAAGTTTATCTCGTCGATTATACAGGAAAAAACCCCGATGAAGTTCTTAGCTTCAAACGGGGATTTCAACATTTTTAA
- a CDS encoding type I glyceraldehyde-3-phosphate dehydrogenase, with product MIRVAINGFGRIGRNFMRCWVGRENSNIDLVAINDTSDPRTNAHLLKYDTMLGTLKNADISADDNSIIVNGKTVKCTSDRNPENLPWKEWEIDLIIESTGVFTSREGATKHLNAGAKKVLITAPGKNDDGTFVVGVNHHDYDHDKHTIISNASCTTNCLAPIAKVLHEKFGIIKGTMTTTHSYTGDQRLLDASHRDVRRARAAAMNIVPTSTGAAKAVALVLPDLKGKLNGVALRVPTPNVSMVDFVIQVEKATFAEEVNQALQDAAENSLKGILAYSDLPLVSSDYQGHDASSIVDASLTLVMGGDMVKVMAWYDNEWGYSQRVLDLAELVAQKWK from the coding sequence GTGATTAGAGTCGCGATCAACGGTTTTGGACGCATCGGGCGCAACTTTATGCGCTGTTGGGTAGGTCGAGAAAATAGCAACATCGATCTCGTCGCTATCAACGATACTTCTGACCCACGAACCAACGCTCACTTGCTGAAGTATGACACGATGCTGGGGACGTTAAAAAATGCTGATATCAGTGCAGATGATAATTCAATCATTGTTAATGGCAAGACCGTTAAATGCACATCAGATCGCAATCCAGAAAACTTGCCTTGGAAAGAATGGGAAATTGACCTGATTATTGAATCAACAGGTGTTTTTACCAGCCGAGAAGGGGCAACAAAGCATTTAAACGCTGGCGCTAAAAAAGTTCTGATTACTGCTCCAGGAAAAAACGATGATGGTACGTTCGTCGTTGGTGTGAATCATCATGACTACGACCACGATAAACACACGATCATCAGCAACGCAAGTTGTACGACTAACTGTCTTGCGCCGATCGCCAAAGTTCTCCATGAAAAATTTGGCATCATTAAAGGCACAATGACCACGACGCACAGCTACACAGGAGATCAGCGTTTACTTGATGCGAGTCACCGTGATGTACGCCGAGCCAGAGCAGCGGCGATGAACATTGTCCCAACTTCGACAGGAGCCGCTAAAGCAGTTGCCCTAGTCTTGCCAGATCTTAAGGGTAAGCTTAATGGCGTTGCGTTGCGCGTACCCACTCCCAACGTATCCATGGTAGATTTTGTCATTCAAGTCGAGAAAGCAACTTTTGCAGAAGAAGTTAACCAAGCACTTCAAGATGCTGCGGAAAACTCGCTCAAAGGTATTTTGGCATACAGTGACTTACCACTCGTTTCCTCAGATTATCAAGGTCATGATGCCTCCTCAATTGTCGATGCTAGTTTGACCTTAGTTATGGGTGGTGACATGGTAAAAGTCATGGCATGGTATGACAACGAATGGGGCTACAGTCAGCGTGTGTTAGATTTAGCTGAACTTGTCGCCCAGAAGTGGAAATAG
- the ispD gene encoding 2-C-methyl-D-erythritol 4-phosphate cytidylyltransferase, with amino-acid sequence MHLLIPAAGIGRRMGSDRNKLLLSLRSQPLLSWTLLAAEASQQISWIGIIAQPSDWLDIKEILANVSLTKPTQLIAGGTTRQESVYNGLQALPGDAKQVLIHDGARCLATPELLDRCAVEIRHCSGLIAAIPVKDTIKVVDAALNIQSTPERRYLWAAQTPQAFDVEKLKQCHEQARRQAWEVTDDAALFEKCGLTVKIVEGEETNLKLTTPVDLAIAEFILQQRLQDVTTC; translated from the coding sequence GTGCATTTATTGATTCCAGCCGCTGGAATAGGGCGTCGGATGGGGAGCGATCGCAATAAACTACTTTTGTCGTTGCGATCGCAGCCCTTACTTTCCTGGACACTCCTTGCCGCCGAAGCCAGTCAACAAATTAGTTGGATAGGTATTATTGCACAACCATCCGATTGGTTAGATATCAAAGAAATTTTGGCAAACGTATCGCTGACTAAACCGACGCAATTGATTGCAGGGGGAACAACACGTCAAGAATCTGTTTATAACGGCTTGCAGGCGCTGCCAGGCGACGCAAAACAAGTTTTGATTCACGATGGGGCGCGGTGTCTAGCGACTCCTGAATTACTCGATCGCTGTGCTGTGGAAATTCGCCATTGTTCGGGTTTAATCGCGGCGATTCCGGTAAAAGATACAATTAAAGTTGTTGATGCAGCGCTCAATATTCAAAGTACACCTGAAAGGCGATACCTTTGGGCAGCACAAACCCCACAAGCTTTTGATGTGGAAAAACTCAAACAATGTCACGAACAAGCACGCCGCCAAGCCTGGGAAGTGACCGATGATGCTGCGTTGTTTGAAAAATGTGGGTTAACTGTCAAAATTGTGGAAGGAGAAGAAACAAACCTCAAGCTGACAACTCCGGTAGATTTAGCGATCGCAGAATTTATTCTGCAACAAAGGCTACAAGATGTCACAACTTGTTAA
- a CDS encoding low molecular weight protein-tyrosine-phosphatase produces MPYKLLFVCLGNICRSPAAENIMNHLLDEENLNGSIICDSAGTGGYHIGSPPDRRMAIAAASKLGIKLQGNARKLQKSDLEEFDLILAMDRENYQDILALDRTGQYREKVRLMCDYCSQHNIEEVPDPYYGGAQGFNYVIDILLDACTGLLQEVKDVSSLNHH; encoded by the coding sequence ATGCCTTACAAACTGCTATTTGTTTGTCTTGGAAATATCTGTCGTTCTCCGGCAGCGGAGAATATCATGAATCATCTACTTGATGAGGAAAACCTCAACGGAAGTATTATCTGTGACTCAGCAGGTACAGGTGGTTATCACATCGGAAGTCCACCAGATCGACGCATGGCGATCGCCGCAGCAAGTAAGTTGGGAATTAAACTCCAAGGAAATGCACGGAAGTTACAGAAGTCTGATTTGGAAGAATTTGATTTAATTCTGGCAATGGACCGCGAAAATTACCAAGATATTCTCGCACTTGATCGCACTGGTCAATATCGCGAGAAAGTACGGTTAATGTGTGACTATTGCTCGCAGCATAACATTGAAGAAGTCCCAGACCCTTATTATGGAGGCGCACAAGGCTTTAACTACGTTATTGATATTCTCCTTGATGCTTGCACTGGCTTACTTCAAGAAGTTAAAGACGTATCATCCTTGAATCATCATTAG
- a CDS encoding YbaB/EbfC family nucleoid-associated protein, with protein sequence MTQGKGFGFGIGKMKELADAFKKAQQVQEGAKRLQEELEQMQIAGEAGGGLVKVVLSGNQEPQSVEIAPEALNEGAEVLSDLVTIAMKDAYNKSTATMRERMEELTSGLELPGMGM encoded by the coding sequence ATGACACAAGGAAAAGGTTTTGGCTTCGGTATAGGGAAAATGAAAGAACTAGCCGATGCTTTTAAAAAGGCACAACAAGTACAAGAAGGTGCCAAAAGGCTGCAAGAAGAACTTGAGCAAATGCAGATCGCTGGCGAAGCTGGCGGTGGGTTAGTTAAGGTCGTCCTTAGCGGTAATCAAGAGCCTCAGAGTGTTGAAATAGCCCCAGAAGCACTCAATGAAGGCGCAGAAGTACTTTCGGATCTAGTCACCATAGCTATGAAAGATGCTTACAACAAATCTACCGCTACAATGCGCGAACGCATGGAAGAATTAACAAGCGGTTTAGAATTGCCAGGAATGGGAATGTAA